The sequence below is a genomic window from Microcebus murinus isolate Inina chromosome 4, M.murinus_Inina_mat1.0, whole genome shotgun sequence.
TATAAAAAAGGTAAttttgaaaagcagaagaaacaaaaaaaaaataataaaaggaaggaaaagaatgaaaaaatgagtggatgaataattGAAAGCTGCTTCTTGCTATTTTAACTCTGCCTACTTAAGGTTTCTTCATTACCCCATGTATCTCTGCATTGCTTCTCTTAAGTTCTTAAACTGCTCAGAGTAGAAGTCAGTTAACCAAACATATACAGGATTGCCTGTGTGTAAACTAGGGGCAAACAGGCACAAGAAGGGTCCTAGGAAACTCTCAATAACTAGATTACTAACTTTAACTTATCttgatactttttattattattatttccctgaaatatttctttttagagaaatgaatcCAGATAAATGAAGCATCACTGTATGTTATTAGGACTATTAATAATAGACACTATTTCTGGATTATCCCTTATGTGTAGAAATTGTcttaaattctttgtttctttgtatacattcttttttttgtttgtttgttttggagagagtctcactctgttgcccaggctagagggcagtggtgcgatcacagttcactgcaatctccaactcccaggctcaagtgatcataCTGGTTCAGCCCCCTGAGTTCCTACAACAAAAGATGTGTGTCAGcaagccctgctaatttttttaaattctttgcaaGACCTCCCTATCTTGCCCAGGAttgtcttgaaatcctggcctcaagcaatcctcctgcctcagcctcccaatgtgctgggattacacatgtgagtcaccatgccccacctgcattttttcttttaacctttaaAACTCCTCACAAAATTGGTTCTttgattattctcattttacacataACAAAACCATCCCAGATCACACAGGGTGGAAGTGGTGAAGCTGAGAGAATTAGTAATTACTGTTCCTCGTGACTACTTTTATTGTTGGTGTGTGCagtctttgttcttttgggtgtCAGGGTGTCTAAGCACTAGAAGGTTGCCCCAGGGTGATAACAGAAGCACAAGCTGCTGTTCCTGCCAGTACTTAGAGATTGGTCCGGTGTCACATGAAGCAATGACCTTCATTGCTATTTACTTGACTGCTGCATCATGCTGCTTTGTTGTTGTGTGTAGAACAAaataagaattgaatatttttgaagTAGGTGAGATATGAATAAGGCTTTGAAGAATGAATAGGGTTTGAAATGATTATGAATGGGCAAAAGAGCATTCCTTTTTAGAAGAATCAAAAGTATCTGTTTAACTCTGGTCAGTATTTGAATTTAATAGTCTTATCTCATGAGAATATTGTCTCctaatcaggagaaaaaaaattccatttgtaGTGTAGATCAGCTACTTGAGACACAATCTCAGACCAagatttctccatattttcttaTGTCTTGGATTTCCAAAACTCTGACATAATAATAGGGCATTTGATTTTGTCTTCAAGTGAGTGAATAGTTATATGAGAGGAAGGTGACCTGAAGAAATGGATTCCATAAAAACGAACTTCACTGTGACTGAATTTGTTTTCCTGGGTCTCTCATCTCAGCCAAAGATGCAGCTTATTCTTTTTGTTATGTtcttgctcttttatttattaacagtATCTGGGAATATTATCATCATTACTATTATCCAGATAGAACCTCGTCTCCAaacccccatgtacttcttcctcacTAATTTGTCCTTCCTGGACATTTGCTACACGTCCACCAATGTCCCACAAATGCTGTCCAACATGGTGGGGAAAAAGAATACCATCCCATTCTCTGGCTGTGCTACTCAGATGtacttctccctctcctttggAATGATTGAGTGTGTTCTTCTCGGTGTCATGGCTTATGACAGATATGTGGCCATTTGTCATCCTCTTCATTACACTGTCATTATGGATCGTAACACCTGTGTCCAACTAGCACTCATTTCCTGGTCCAGTAGTTTCCTGAGTTCCATGGTTATCAATGTCCTCACCTTGAGTTTGCCCTACTGTGGGCCCAATACCCTGAATCACTTTTTCTGTGAGGTGCCTTCTGTCCTGAGGCTGGCTTGCACAGATACCTCACTCATTGAACTCGTTGTTTTTATCTTCAGCATCATCATCGTCTTCATCCCTTTCCTACTCATTGTTGTTTCATATGCTCGGATCCTTCAGTCTGTTCTCAGGATGCGGTCTGCTTCTGGCAGGTACAAGGCACTAtccacctgtgcctcccactTGACAGTGGTAGCATTATTTTATGGGACTGCCATCTTCATGTACATGAGACCTCAGTCGAAGTCCTCCCGGGCTGGAGGCAAGATCATTGCAGTGTTCTACACAGTGGTCACACCCATGCTCAACCCCTTGATTTACAGCCTAAGGAACCAGGATGTGAAAGGAGCTTTAAGAAGAGCTATCACGAAACAGAGGACATGAGAGCTATTAATGGGATACTAACCTTCGCTGTTAATTACCTTATGAATATGAAGTGGGAGAGTAAAAACAAATGGCTTTGGCACTCAATACCTGTCCTGCCACTCATAAAAGTGACATAAATCCAGAGGCAACCTGAACACAAAAAGTTATATCTTCCAGGGTCACAAGCAGAGCTATAATGTGTAAAAACAACTCCCTTCATTGAATGgcgactattttttttttatttccagatattccaagggtacaaattttaggttatgtatatttcccttgcctcacctgagtcagagcttcaagtgtgtccatccccccgacggtgcacactgcacccattaggtgtgtatagacccattccctcctcccccctcccatctgcctgacacccaatgtaTGTCATTACtctatgtgcacttaaatgttaaTCAGTTAATAAAATGGCTACTATTTTGTtactcactgaaaaaaaaaaacttatttctttaaaatcacaggctaacaaaaattttaaaaaataaataaaatcacaggtATCTGAAATACATTGTTTGAAATTATATCAGTAAGATAAAAGATAGTTCTTctaccaatatttatttattta
It includes:
- the LOC105861327 gene encoding olfactory receptor 10A7-like, with amino-acid sequence MDSIKTNFTVTEFVFLGLSSQPKMQLILFVMFLLFYLLTVSGNIIIITIIQIEPRLQTPMYFFLTNLSFLDICYTSTNVPQMLSNMVGKKNTIPFSGCATQMYFSLSFGMIECVLLGVMAYDRYVAICHPLHYTVIMDRNTCVQLALISWSSSFLSSMVINVLTLSLPYCGPNTLNHFFCEVPSVLRLACTDTSLIELVVFIFSIIIVFIPFLLIVVSYARILQSVLRMRSASGRYKALSTCASHLTVVALFYGTAIFMYMRPQSKSSRAGGKIIAVFYTVVTPMLNPLIYSLRNQDVKGALRRAITKQRT